A region from the Rhodohalobacter sp. 614A genome encodes:
- a CDS encoding nucleotide excision repair endonuclease, which translates to MHISDLFDTFPFLERKLGPEIFEDIPQEPGIYRFYDENELLLYVGKAKNLRRRLFSYKRAKPGKTSRKEAAMISKIHRIEYDILESEHEAILCENYWIREHRPEFNYANKHTETYYFITIQEHQSGLTFGLSMNPSGNLYPDSDKPLYRELHPPFEQNVEKKIYGCFKGHRIVRTSLGALLQLLWMAEYESVSPHYLPVQLSRNLTPMRFYFPVSEKSSLKKDQLTDMLNDWFLGDSFEIVDYLRTRISIADDSLFTKTFLDESTEILSGFFQRNLERYRMMRESIPNPKSHLIHQHELDDLMTKIKGKDPSPGLFPMP; encoded by the coding sequence ATGCATATTTCTGACCTTTTTGACACCTTTCCTTTCCTGGAGCGAAAACTAGGACCAGAAATTTTTGAGGATATTCCGCAGGAGCCTGGCATTTATCGATTCTATGATGAGAATGAGTTGCTTCTGTACGTGGGCAAAGCCAAAAATCTCAGACGGCGGCTATTCTCCTATAAACGGGCCAAACCTGGTAAAACCTCCCGGAAAGAAGCGGCCATGATCAGCAAGATTCATCGGATTGAATATGACATCCTGGAGTCAGAACACGAAGCAATTCTGTGCGAAAATTACTGGATTCGCGAACATCGTCCGGAATTCAATTATGCCAATAAGCATACGGAAACCTACTATTTCATTACAATTCAGGAACATCAATCTGGATTGACGTTTGGGCTTTCTATGAATCCGTCGGGTAATCTTTACCCTGATTCTGATAAACCACTTTATCGGGAACTGCATCCACCTTTTGAACAAAATGTGGAGAAGAAGATTTATGGCTGTTTTAAAGGCCACAGAATTGTCCGAACCTCTTTGGGAGCATTGCTCCAACTACTTTGGATGGCAGAATATGAATCCGTCTCACCCCATTATCTTCCGGTCCAGTTAAGTAGAAATCTGACTCCGATGCGGTTTTATTTTCCTGTTTCTGAGAAATCATCCCTGAAAAAAGATCAACTGACAGATATGCTGAATGATTGGTTCCTGGGAGATTCATTCGAAATTGTCGATTATTTACGGACAAGGATTTCCATAGCAGATGATTCTCTTTTTACAAAAACATTTTTAGATGAGAGTACAGAAATTTTGTCCGGATTTTTTCAACGAAATCTTGAAAGATATCGAATGATGCGTGAATCAATCCCGAATCCGAAATCCCATCTGATTCATCAACATGAACTGGATGATTTGATGACTAAAATTAAAGGTAAGGACCCATCCCCCGGCCTCTTCCCTATGCCGTAA
- a CDS encoding GxxExxY protein encodes MTENEIGKIIVNSALHVHRNLGAGLLESAYQACLKYELRKSDLFVESEVGLPVVYEEVKLDCGYRIDLWIERNVIIEIKAVDSLNDIHLAQILTYLKLSGNKLGFLIHFNVPLIKNGIRRVVNNL; translated from the coding sequence ATGACAGAAAATGAAATTGGAAAGATAATTGTCAATTCGGCACTTCATGTTCATAGAAACTTGGGTGCCGGACTATTGGAGTCTGCATATCAGGCTTGTTTGAAATACGAACTAAGAAAATCAGATCTTTTTGTTGAGTCTGAGGTTGGATTGCCAGTAGTTTATGAGGAAGTAAAGCTGGACTGTGGATATAGAATTGATCTGTGGATTGAAAGAAATGTCATTATAGAAATTAAAGCTGTCGATAGTTTAAATGATATCCATTTAGCACAAATTCTGACCTACCTTAAACTATCAGGAAATAAACTGGGATTTCTGATTCATTTTAATGTTCCGCTCATTAAGAATGGAATTAGAAGAGTCGTCAACAATTTATAG
- a CDS encoding cyclase family protein: MKFSCSLLVALLIFASCTKVEQMNWEDGTWIDLTYEYSDETLYWPTSALFKVDTVFVGETEGGYYYEAFTVSTAEHGGTHLDAPIHFYETGKTVDEIGIDQLTGYAVVIDVTEPVAQNRDYQIQPSDITEWEQEHGQIPEGSILLFYTGMGAYWPDAEAYLGTANRGEEALSELSFPGIHPDAAQWIVENRNVKAVGLDTPSLDYGQSELYETHQTLFEHDIPGFENVANLDQLPTTGAYIIALPMKIKDGSGGPLRIVAHISE, encoded by the coding sequence ATGAAATTTTCTTGTTCTTTATTGGTCGCTCTTTTGATTTTTGCTTCCTGCACAAAAGTAGAACAGATGAATTGGGAGGATGGAACCTGGATTGATCTGACCTATGAATACTCCGATGAAACACTCTATTGGCCAACATCAGCTCTCTTTAAGGTAGATACTGTTTTTGTGGGAGAAACGGAGGGTGGATATTATTACGAAGCTTTCACAGTATCTACAGCCGAACATGGTGGGACCCATCTGGATGCACCCATTCATTTTTACGAAACGGGTAAGACGGTGGACGAGATCGGCATCGACCAGTTAACCGGTTATGCCGTTGTGATTGATGTGACTGAGCCTGTAGCACAAAATCGGGATTATCAAATTCAGCCTTCGGATATCACCGAATGGGAGCAGGAGCACGGGCAGATTCCTGAAGGATCCATTCTGCTTTTTTATACCGGAATGGGAGCCTACTGGCCGGATGCGGAAGCCTATCTTGGAACGGCCAACAGGGGAGAGGAGGCCCTTTCTGAACTTAGTTTTCCGGGCATTCACCCTGATGCGGCGCAATGGATTGTAGAAAACCGAAATGTAAAAGCAGTTGGATTGGATACACCAAGTTTGGATTATGGTCAGTCAGAGCTCTACGAAACCCATCAAACTCTTTTTGAACACGATATTCCCGGATTTGAAAACGTGGCGAATCTGGATCAACTGCCCACAACCGGTGCTTACATCATTGCTCTCCCCATGAAAATCAAAGACGGCAGTGGTGGGCCATTGAGGATTGTGGCGCATATCAGTGAGTAG
- a CDS encoding glycosyltransferase family 2 protein, with translation MVQNYPLVSVIIPVYNSAKFLEETLQSVYDQTYPAIEIIVVDDGSTDDSAEIAQSYSGVNYTYQENQGVSVARNTGISKAGGEYIAFLDADDIWLPEKLLVQIDFMLKNPDYQITTTDKINFLEAGTELPDHLKQKDDWQTMEENIPSTMVAHRSVFDKIGNYSPDYQSSEDVEWIWRAKDANILIIKIEKKLVRRRFHGSNLSWILVKDHKANIMRILKESITRKKMS, from the coding sequence GTGGTACAAAACTACCCATTGGTTTCAGTTATTATTCCTGTTTACAATAGTGCTAAATTTTTAGAAGAAACACTGCAGAGTGTGTATGATCAGACCTATCCAGCCATTGAAATTATTGTTGTTGATGATGGTTCAACCGACGATAGCGCTGAAATTGCACAAAGTTATTCCGGTGTAAATTACACTTACCAGGAAAATCAGGGAGTTTCGGTGGCACGAAACACGGGAATATCCAAAGCCGGTGGAGAATATATTGCTTTCCTGGATGCCGATGATATATGGCTTCCGGAGAAGCTTTTGGTTCAAATTGACTTTATGCTCAAAAACCCTGATTACCAGATCACAACCACAGATAAGATCAATTTTCTTGAAGCAGGAACTGAATTGCCGGATCATCTCAAGCAAAAAGATGACTGGCAAACTATGGAGGAAAACATTCCCAGTACCATGGTCGCACACAGGTCGGTTTTCGATAAGATTGGAAATTATTCACCCGACTATCAGTCAAGTGAAGATGTGGAATGGATTTGGCGGGCAAAAGATGCGAATATTCTCATAATAAAGATTGAAAAGAAATTGGTTCGGAGACGTTTCCACGGATCAAATTTATCGTGGATTCTGGTCAAAGATCATAAAGCCAATATCATGCGGATTCTAAAGGAATCCATCACCAGGAAAAAAATGTCTTAG
- a CDS encoding NIPSNAP family protein codes for MKSNKSHFFLIALLAASFLWMNVSSYTAEAPEQAHTDHDKVYELRTYTTHEGKLDDLNRRFADHTMALFEKHGMKNIGYWTPTDKENTLIYILAHESREAAEKSWEAFVNDPDWQKVYAASRQDGPIVENIVSVFMTSTEFSPIK; via the coding sequence ATGAAATCAAATAAAAGCCATTTTTTTCTGATTGCCCTCCTTGCCGCTTCTTTTCTGTGGATGAATGTATCATCCTATACGGCTGAGGCACCCGAACAAGCCCATACCGATCACGATAAAGTTTATGAACTCAGAACCTATACCACTCACGAAGGAAAACTGGATGATCTCAACAGAAGATTTGCCGATCATACCATGGCTCTCTTTGAAAAGCATGGTATGAAAAATATTGGATACTGGACGCCGACAGATAAAGAAAATACACTGATATATATTTTAGCTCACGAAAGCCGGGAAGCCGCCGAAAAAAGCTGGGAGGCATTTGTAAACGATCCTGATTGGCAGAAGGTTTATGCCGCATCCCGTCAAGACGGACCCATTGTTGAGAATATTGTTTCGGTGTTTATGACGAGCACAGAATTCTCTCCGATAAAATAA
- a CDS encoding four helix bundle protein, with product MGKSDLEDRLIEFAVSIIEIINEIPKSKAGQHLSGQLVRSGTSPALNYGEAKRAESRRDFIHKIQIVLKELGETLVILKILHRTNMYTSEKKFLRILKECDELIAIFVKSVHTAKSKQKRNANS from the coding sequence ATGGGAAAATCAGACCTCGAAGACCGGCTCATTGAATTTGCCGTATCGATTATTGAAATCATCAATGAAATTCCAAAATCAAAAGCAGGCCAACATCTTTCAGGACAATTGGTTCGATCAGGAACATCTCCGGCTTTGAATTATGGAGAAGCTAAACGAGCAGAATCAAGAAGAGACTTCATTCATAAAATTCAAATTGTGCTCAAAGAACTTGGCGAAACGTTGGTAATACTCAAAATACTTCATCGCACAAATATGTATACATCTGAGAAAAAATTTCTTCGAATACTTAAAGAGTGTGATGAACTTATAGCCATTTTTGTAAAAAGCGTTCATACAGCAAAAAGTAAACAAAAAAGAAATGCGAACAGCTGA
- a CDS encoding DUF1456 family protein, producing MRNDDIIQSIRYILDAGEGEIANILKLADYQPKREEISYIFDDSIPEDQKVDTTHELTAYFLDGLIYYKRGKSDKHPPRPIRTPVTNNMVLKKLRVAFKLRDDDILDILRSTGFSISKSEVNALFQKEKHSNYMKAGDQVLRYFFKGLASRVRKD from the coding sequence ATGAGAAACGACGATATCATTCAAAGTATCAGGTATATTTTAGATGCAGGCGAAGGTGAAATTGCCAACATTTTGAAACTGGCTGATTATCAGCCAAAACGGGAGGAAATCTCCTACATTTTTGATGATTCGATTCCCGAGGATCAAAAGGTGGATACCACACACGAGCTAACGGCTTATTTCCTGGATGGATTGATTTATTACAAACGCGGTAAGAGTGATAAGCATCCTCCGCGGCCAATCCGAACACCGGTCACCAATAACATGGTTTTGAAAAAACTCCGGGTGGCTTTTAAACTCCGGGACGATGATATTCTTGACATTCTGAGATCAACCGGTTTTTCTATTTCGAAGTCTGAAGTAAACGCTCTTTTCCAAAAAGAAAAACACTCGAATTACATGAAGGCAGGCGACCAGGTTCTGCGGTATTTTTTTAAGGGCTTGGCAAGTCGTGTTCGGAAAGACTGA
- a CDS encoding GIY-YIG nuclease family protein has protein sequence MKTNRRDGRVDECGGLAPKGSLREKPSWLYKWEVQTKKYVLFSVYILRSTKTGNHYYGHTKNLEKRLKAHNDGKVRSTKAYRPWKIIYTEKFLTTSEAFRRELFFKSIEGYQYLKKEKII, from the coding sequence TTGAAAACCAACCGGAGGGATGGCAGAGTGGACGAATGCGGCGGTCTCGCCCCAAAGGGATCCCTTCGGGAAAAACCGTCATGGCTTTACAAATGGGAAGTACAAACAAAAAAATACGTTTTGTTTTCTGTATACATTCTTAGGAGCACGAAAACCGGAAACCATTATTATGGTCACACAAAAAATCTCGAAAAAAGATTAAAAGCACATAATGATGGAAAAGTACGAAGTACCAAAGCCTACAGGCCGTGGAAAATCATTTACACTGAAAAATTTTTAACTACATCCGAAGCCTTCAGACGTGAACTCTTCTTCAAATCTATAGAAGGCTATCAATATCTTAAGAAGGAAAAAATTATATGA
- a CDS encoding GIY-YIG nuclease family protein — protein sequence MNARRDGRADECGGLAPKGSLREKPSRLYKWEVETKKYVLFSVYILRSTKTGNHYYGHTKNLEKRLKAHNDGKVRSTKAYRPWKIIYTEKFLTTSEAFRRELFFKSIEGYQYLKKEKII from the coding sequence ATGAATGCACGGAGGGATGGCAGAGCGGACGAATGCGGCGGTCTCGCCCCAAAGGGATCCCTTCGGGAAAAACCGTCACGGCTTTATAAATGGGAAGTAGAAACAAAAAAATACGTTTTGTTTTCTGTATACATTCTTAGGAGCACGAAAACCGGAAACCATTATTATGGTCACACAAAAAATCTCGAAAAAAGATTAAAAGCACATAATGATGGAAAAGTACGAAGTACCAAAGCCTACAGGCCGTGGAAAATCATTTACACTGAAAAATTTTTAACTACATCCGAAGCCTTCAGACGTGAACTCTTCTTCAAATCTATAGAAGGCTATCAATATCTTAAGAAGGAAAAAATTATATGA
- a CDS encoding 3-keto-disaccharide hydrolase: protein MAKSPFLLSLLFFTLISCQSEPQSQIQAGQESETIQLFNGEDLTGWHVDVPAMDENPDTTEAFIVRNGMLVSLGDPRGHLITDEEYSDYRLEVEYRFPGEPGNCGVLVHASTPRALYEMFPQSIEVQMQHSDAGDFWVIVEDITVPNMVERRGPEEEWGIREGENRRILNLTDDSEHPLGEWNQMTIETLGDSVKVWVNGDLVNFGYDATAQSGHIALQAEGAEVEFRKVELTPITELSADE from the coding sequence ATGGCGAAATCTCCATTCCTCTTATCACTCCTTTTTTTTACTCTGATTTCTTGTCAATCTGAACCACAATCCCAGATTCAGGCCGGCCAGGAATCCGAAACGATCCAACTTTTTAATGGCGAAGATCTCACGGGCTGGCATGTGGATGTCCCCGCAATGGATGAAAATCCTGATACGACAGAAGCATTTATTGTGCGAAATGGAATGCTGGTCAGCCTTGGCGATCCGCGCGGGCACCTGATTACAGACGAGGAATATTCCGATTACCGGCTGGAAGTGGAGTATCGTTTTCCGGGAGAACCAGGGAATTGTGGAGTACTTGTTCACGCCTCAACGCCAAGAGCGCTTTATGAGATGTTTCCACAGTCCATCGAGGTACAAATGCAGCATAGTGATGCCGGGGATTTTTGGGTGATTGTGGAAGATATTACTGTGCCGAATATGGTGGAACGCCGCGGACCTGAAGAGGAGTGGGGCATTCGTGAAGGAGAGAACCGGCGCATTTTAAATTTGACAGATGATTCCGAACATCCATTGGGAGAATGGAATCAGATGACCATAGAAACACTTGGCGACTCTGTGAAAGTTTGGGTGAATGGAGACCTGGTTAATTTTGGTTATGATGCGACTGCCCAAAGCGGACACATCGCACTCCAGGCCGAAGGTGCTGAAGTGGAATTTCGAAAAGTGGAGCTGACGCCAATTACAGAATTAAGTGCTGATGAATAG
- a CDS encoding HNH endonuclease, translating to MTFKRWISITGLTEASAKKYSSAIFGSISNWAREAGLVDSSLLEISDPDEFERLADKIKQLSIFQERNDKGNNMYSSALNKYHEYLKDDSEELEKDIENIIQDDTYTNTDKLRLIKSRVGQGEFRKNLLLYWKGCAVTGYKTGSMLIASHIKPWRDSNNNERLDSFNGLLLTPNLDKAFDRGFVTFGTNGKILISDILEKPDVLGIDDNMNIKLESAHFKYLEYHREMVFLNF from the coding sequence ATGACATTTAAAAGATGGATAAGTATAACGGGGCTCACCGAAGCATCAGCTAAGAAGTACTCAAGTGCAATATTCGGATCGATTTCAAATTGGGCGAGAGAGGCCGGATTAGTTGATTCCTCTTTACTTGAAATATCCGATCCTGATGAGTTTGAGAGGCTTGCCGACAAAATTAAACAACTTTCCATTTTTCAGGAACGAAATGATAAAGGAAATAACATGTATAGTAGTGCTCTAAACAAATACCATGAGTACTTAAAAGATGACTCCGAGGAATTAGAAAAAGACATCGAGAATATCATTCAGGATGACACTTACACGAATACAGATAAATTAAGGCTTATTAAATCCAGGGTCGGTCAAGGGGAGTTTAGAAAAAATTTACTTTTATATTGGAAAGGTTGTGCTGTTACAGGTTATAAAACAGGCTCCATGTTAATTGCTTCCCATATAAAACCTTGGAGAGATTCAAACAATAATGAGAGACTTGATAGTTTTAACGGTTTACTGCTTACTCCAAATCTTGATAAGGCCTTCGATAGGGGTTTTGTAACTTTTGGGACTAACGGAAAGATTTTAATCTCTGATATTCTCGAAAAACCGGATGTTTTAGGAATTGATGATAATATGAATATTAAGTTGGAATCTGCTCATTTCAAATATTTAGAATATCATCGAGAGATGGTTTTTTTGAATTTTTAG
- a CDS encoding very short patch repair endonuclease — MADIFSKSKRSKIMSKISGKETKPEIIVRKYLFSKGFRYLKNDKRYPGTPDIVLPKYKVVVFVHGCFWHGHDCKRGTLPETRKEFWEKKITGNKQRDKQNKEALQEQGWQVLTVWGCEIKNKSDRFERLEKLVQEIKRVG; from the coding sequence TTGGCTGATATATTTAGCAAATCAAAGCGAAGTAAAATTATGTCCAAAATTTCCGGGAAGGAAACCAAACCGGAAATCATTGTTCGGAAATATCTTTTCTCAAAAGGCTTTCGCTATTTAAAGAATGACAAACGATATCCCGGTACACCGGACATCGTTCTTCCGAAGTATAAGGTCGTTGTTTTTGTTCACGGTTGCTTTTGGCACGGCCACGATTGTAAGAGAGGAACATTGCCTGAAACGCGAAAAGAATTTTGGGAAAAGAAAATCACCGGCAATAAACAACGAGACAAACAAAATAAAGAAGCTCTTCAAGAACAAGGTTGGCAAGTTCTTACAGTTTGGGGATGTGAGATAAAAAACAAGTCGGATCGGTTTGAACGATTGGAAAAACTAGTCCAAGAAATAAAAAGGGTCGGCTAA
- a CDS encoding DNA cytosine methyltransferase — translation MSHKAIKYNSIDLFSGVGGLTAGMHNAGFKTKIAIELEEDAAKGYKMNFPDTEVIPKDIREIDVKEIKDHLRDGPLYLLAGCPPCQGFSRVRKLNRKANVRDKRNSLVEEYFRMVKELKPLTIMMENVPGLKDYYLFKEIVKKLEDLGYNPKVDIVNVKDYGVPQNRKRLIMVGSLLGNLEIAPGTGEKRTVRSEIEHLSTPEESDDPLQQIVANHTERIMERIRLTPKDGGSRKDLPDEYLLDCHSKKNIGFNDVYGRLRWDDYSTTITGGCLNPSKGRFLHPEQDRVITPREAALLQSFPEDYKFPTDISKGSLALLIGNALPPRFSYVQSKNIKEHLDQHLG, via the coding sequence TTGTCTCATAAAGCAATAAAATATAATTCGATTGATTTATTTTCAGGAGTTGGTGGACTTACTGCTGGTATGCATAATGCTGGTTTTAAAACTAAGATAGCAATTGAACTTGAAGAAGATGCTGCCAAAGGCTACAAAATGAACTTTCCAGATACGGAAGTCATACCTAAGGACATCCGTGAAATAGATGTTAAAGAAATAAAAGATCACTTGAGAGATGGACCTCTATATCTTCTTGCTGGGTGCCCACCTTGTCAAGGTTTTTCAAGAGTTCGAAAATTGAATAGAAAAGCCAATGTGAGGGACAAAAGAAATAGCCTGGTGGAAGAATACTTCAGAATGGTGAAGGAACTAAAACCACTTACCATTATGATGGAAAATGTGCCGGGTTTAAAAGATTACTATCTATTCAAAGAGATTGTAAAGAAACTTGAGGATTTGGGCTACAACCCTAAAGTCGATATTGTTAATGTTAAAGATTATGGTGTGCCCCAGAACCGAAAACGATTGATAATGGTGGGTTCTCTTCTGGGTAATTTAGAAATTGCTCCGGGAACCGGAGAAAAAAGAACGGTAAGAAGTGAGATAGAGCACCTATCAACACCTGAAGAGTCTGACGATCCATTACAACAAATCGTTGCGAATCATACCGAAAGAATAATGGAGAGAATTCGATTAACGCCAAAAGACGGCGGCAGCCGAAAAGATTTACCGGATGAATATCTTTTAGATTGCCACAGTAAGAAAAACATAGGATTTAATGATGTTTATGGACGTTTAAGATGGGATGATTATTCAACTACAATTACCGGTGGGTGTTTAAATCCTTCCAAAGGCCGTTTTTTGCACCCCGAACAGGATCGTGTGATTACACCTCGCGAAGCTGCTTTGCTTCAGTCTTTTCCGGAGGATTACAAATTTCCAACCGATATTTCTAAAGGTTCTCTTGCATTATTAATAGGAAATGCATTGCCGCCACGTTTCAGTTATGTTCAATCTAAGAATATAAAAGAACATCTGGATCAACATCTTGGCTGA